The following proteins come from a genomic window of Pseudomonas putida:
- a CDS encoding sarcosine oxidase subunit alpha family protein: MSQTYRLASGGRIDRSKVLNFTFNGKTYQGYAGDSLAAALLANGVDIVGRSFKYSRPRGIIAAGTEEPNAILQIGSSEATQIPNVRATQQALYAGLVATSTNGWPNVNNDVMGILGKVGGSMMPPGFYYKTFMYPKSFWMTYEKYIRKAAGLGRAPLQNDPDSYDYMNRHCDVLIVGAGPAGLAAALAAARSGARVILADEQEEFGGSLLDTRETLDGKPAADWVNAVVKELESLPEVTLLPRATVNGYHDHNFLTIHERLTDHLGDRAPIGQVRHRVHRVRAKRVVLAAGAHERPLVYGNNDVPGNMLAGAVSTYVRRYGVAPGRKLVLSTNNDHAYRAALDWHDAGLQVVAIADARHNPRGSLVEEARAKGIRILTSSAVVEAKGSKHVTGARVAAIDVQAHKVTSPGEVLECDLIASSGGYSPIVHLASHLGGRPVWRDDILGFVPGDAPQKRECVGGINGVYALGDVIADGFEGGVRAATEAGFKATVGTLPKTVARKEEATVALFLVPHDKGTKGPKQFVDQQNDVTAAGIELATREGFESVEHVKRYTALGFGTDQGKLGNINGLAIAARSIGITIPEMGTTMFRPNYTPVTFGAVAGRHCGHLFEPVRFTALHAWHVKNGAEFEDVGQWKRPWYFPKAGEDIHAAVTRECKAVRDSVGLLDASTLGKIDIQGPDAREFLNRIYTNAWTKLDVGKARYGLMCKEDGMVFDDGVTACVGDNHFIMTTTTGGAARVLQWMELYHQTEWPELKVYFTSVTDHWATMTLSGPNSRKLLSELTDIDMDKEAFPFMTWKEGNVGGVPARVFRISFTGELSYEVNVQANYAMGVLEQIIEAGKKYNLTPYGTETMHVLRAEKGFIIVGQDTDGSMNPDDLNMSWCVGRNKPFSWIGLRGMNREDCVRENRKQLVGLKPVDPTKWLPEGAQLVFDPKQPIPMDMVGHVTSSYASNSLGYSFAMGVVKGGRKRMGERVYSPQADGSVIEAEIVSSVFFDPKGERQNV; this comes from the coding sequence ATGAGCCAGACCTATCGCCTCGCCAGCGGCGGCCGTATCGACCGCAGCAAGGTCCTGAACTTCACCTTCAACGGCAAGACCTACCAGGGTTATGCCGGTGACAGCCTGGCCGCCGCGTTGCTGGCCAACGGCGTCGACATTGTCGGCCGTAGCTTCAAGTACTCGCGCCCGCGCGGCATCATCGCCGCCGGTACCGAAGAGCCGAACGCCATCCTGCAGATCGGCTCCAGCGAAGCTACCCAGATCCCCAACGTGCGTGCCACCCAGCAGGCGCTGTACGCAGGTCTTGTCGCCACCAGCACCAACGGCTGGCCGAACGTCAACAACGACGTCATGGGCATCCTCGGCAAGGTTGGCGGCAGCATGATGCCGCCGGGCTTCTACTACAAAACCTTCATGTACCCCAAATCGTTCTGGATGACTTACGAGAAGTACATCCGTAAAGCCGCCGGCCTGGGCCGTGCACCGCTGCAGAACGATCCTGACAGCTACGACTACATGAACCGGCACTGCGACGTGCTGATCGTCGGCGCCGGCCCTGCTGGCCTGGCTGCGGCATTGGCCGCTGCGCGCAGCGGTGCCCGCGTGATCCTGGCTGACGAGCAGGAAGAGTTCGGCGGCAGCCTGCTCGACACCCGCGAAACCCTCGACGGCAAGCCTGCCGCCGACTGGGTCAACGCAGTGGTCAAAGAGCTGGAAAGCCTGCCAGAAGTGACCCTGCTGCCACGTGCCACGGTCAACGGCTACCACGACCATAACTTCCTGACCATTCACGAGCGCCTCACCGACCACCTCGGCGATCGCGCCCCGATCGGCCAGGTTCGCCACCGCGTGCACCGCGTTCGCGCCAAGCGTGTGGTACTGGCTGCCGGCGCCCACGAGCGCCCGCTGGTGTACGGCAACAACGACGTGCCGGGCAACATGCTGGCCGGTGCTGTTTCCACCTATGTTCGCCGCTATGGCGTGGCCCCGGGTCGCAAGCTGGTACTGTCGACCAACAACGACCACGCCTATCGCGCCGCGCTGGACTGGCACGACGCAGGCCTGCAAGTGGTCGCCATTGCCGACGCCCGCCACAACCCGCGTGGTTCGCTGGTTGAAGAAGCGCGTGCCAAAGGCATTCGCATCCTCACCTCCAGCGCCGTGGTCGAGGCCAAAGGCAGCAAGCACGTCACCGGTGCCCGTGTGGCGGCCATCGATGTGCAGGCGCACAAAGTCACCAGCCCAGGCGAAGTCCTCGAGTGCGACCTGATCGCGTCCTCGGGCGGTTACAGCCCGATCGTGCACCTGGCTTCGCACCTGGGCGGTCGCCCGGTATGGCGTGACGATATCCTTGGCTTTGTGCCGGGCGATGCGCCGCAGAAGCGTGAGTGCGTCGGTGGTATCAACGGCGTGTATGCCTTGGGCGATGTGATTGCCGATGGCTTCGAAGGCGGCGTCCGCGCAGCCACTGAGGCCGGTTTCAAGGCCACTGTCGGCACCCTGCCAAAAACCGTGGCGCGCAAGGAAGAGGCCACTGTGGCACTGTTCCTGGTGCCGCACGACAAAGGCACCAAGGGGCCGAAGCAGTTCGTCGACCAGCAGAACGACGTGACCGCAGCCGGTATCGAACTGGCCACCCGTGAAGGCTTCGAGTCGGTCGAGCACGTCAAGCGCTACACCGCGCTGGGCTTCGGTACCGACCAGGGCAAACTGGGCAACATCAACGGCCTGGCCATCGCCGCCCGTTCGATCGGCATCACCATCCCGGAAATGGGTACCACCATGTTCCGCCCCAACTACACGCCGGTCACTTTCGGCGCGGTAGCGGGCCGTCACTGTGGTCACCTGTTCGAGCCCGTGCGCTTCACTGCCCTGCATGCCTGGCACGTGAAGAATGGCGCCGAGTTCGAAGACGTCGGCCAGTGGAAGCGCCCGTGGTACTTCCCGAAAGCCGGCGAAGACATCCATGCTGCCGTCACGCGTGAATGCAAGGCAGTGCGCGACAGCGTCGGCCTGCTGGACGCCTCGACCCTGGGCAAGATCGACATCCAGGGCCCGGACGCGCGCGAATTCCTCAACCGCATCTACACCAACGCCTGGACCAAGCTCGACGTGGGCAAGGCCCGCTACGGCCTGATGTGCAAGGAAGACGGCATGGTCTTCGACGACGGCGTAACCGCCTGCGTCGGCGACAACCACTTCATCATGACCACCACCACCGGCGGCGCTGCCCGCGTGCTGCAGTGGATGGAGCTGTATCACCAGACCGAGTGGCCAGAGCTGAAGGTGTATTTCACTTCGGTCACTGACCACTGGGCCACCATGACCCTGTCCGGCCCTAACAGCCGCAAGCTGCTGAGCGAGCTGACCGACATCGACATGGACAAGGAAGCCTTCCCGTTCATGACCTGGAAGGAAGGCAACGTCGGTGGCGTGCCGGCCCGTGTGTTCCGTATCTCGTTCACCGGCGAGCTGTCGTACGAAGTGAACGTGCAGGCCAACTACGCGATGGGCGTGCTGGAACAGATCATCGAGGCCGGCAAGAAGTACAACCTGACCCCGTACGGCACCGAGACCATGCACGTACTGCGTGCAGAGAAGGGCTTCATCATCGTGGGCCAGGACACCGATGGTTCGATGAACCCGGACGACCTGAACATGAGCTGGTGCGTTGGCCGCAACAAGCCGTTCTCGTGGATCGGCCTGCGTGGCATGAACCGCGAAGACTGCGTACGTGAGAACCGCAAGCAGCTGGTGGGCCTGAAGCCGGTCGACCCAACCAAGTGGCTGCCGGAAGGCGCCCAACTGGTGTTCGACCCGAAACAGCCAATCCCGATGGACATGGTCGGCCACGTCACCTCCAGCTACGCGTCCAACTCCCTGGGCTACTCGTTCGCCATGGGTGTGGTCAAAGGCGGCCGCAAGCGCATGGGCGAGCGTGTCTACTCGCCGCAGGCGGATGGCAGCGTGATCGAGGCGGAAATCGTGTCTTCGGTGTTCTTCGATCCGAAGGGTGAGCGGCAGAACGTCTAA
- the soxG gene encoding sarcosine oxidase subunit gamma family protein, producing MSAINVFQQNPGAEAKAQSPLHHADLASLVGKGRKNAGVTLRERKFLGHLTLRGDGHNPEFAAGVHKALGLELPVALTVVANKDMSLQWVGPDEWLLIVPGGQELAVEQKLRAALEGQHIQVVNVSGGQSLLELRGPNVRDVLMKSTSYDVHPNNFPVGKAVGTVFAKSQLVIRRTAEDTWELVIRRSFADYWWLWLQDASAEYGLSIEA from the coding sequence ATGAGCGCTATCAACGTCTTCCAGCAAAACCCCGGCGCCGAGGCCAAAGCCCAGTCGCCACTGCACCATGCCGACCTGGCCAGCCTGGTAGGCAAAGGCCGCAAGAACGCAGGCGTGACCCTGCGTGAACGCAAGTTCCTCGGCCACCTCACCCTGCGCGGTGATGGCCACAACCCGGAATTCGCCGCCGGCGTGCACAAGGCCCTTGGCCTGGAGCTGCCAGTGGCGCTGACCGTGGTCGCCAACAAGGATATGTCGCTGCAATGGGTCGGCCCCGACGAGTGGTTGCTGATCGTACCCGGCGGTCAGGAGCTGGCAGTCGAGCAAAAGCTGCGCGCGGCCCTTGAAGGCCAGCACATTCAGGTAGTCAATGTCAGTGGCGGGCAAAGCCTGCTGGAACTGCGCGGCCCGAACGTGCGCGACGTGCTGATGAAGTCCACCAGCTATGATGTTCACCCGAACAACTTCCCGGTGGGCAAGGCTGTGGGCACCGTGTTCGCCAAGTCGCAGTTGGTGATCCGCCGCACTGCAGAAGACACCTGGGAGCTGGTGATTCGCCGCAGCTTTGCCGACTACTGGTGGCTGTGGCTGCAGGACGCTTCTGCCGAATACGGCTTGAGCATCGAAGCTTAA
- the purU gene encoding formyltetrahydrofolate deformylase — MSRAPDTWILTADCPSMLGTVDVVTRYLFEQRCYVTEHHSFDDRQSGRFFIRVEFRQPDDFDEAGFRAGLAERSEAFGMAFELTAPNHRPKVVIMVSKADHCLNDLLYRQRIGQLGMDVVAVVSNHPDLEPLAHWHKIPYYHFALDPKDKPGQERKVLQVIEETGAELVILARYMQVLSPELCRRLDGWAINIHHSLLPGFKGAKPYHQAYNKGVKMVGATAHYINNDLDEGPIIAQGVEVVDHSHYPEDLIAKGRDIECLTLARAVGYHIERRVFLNANRTVVL, encoded by the coding sequence ATGAGTCGGGCACCGGATACCTGGATTCTCACCGCCGACTGCCCGAGCATGCTCGGTACCGTCGACGTGGTGACGCGTTACCTCTTCGAGCAGCGCTGCTACGTGACGGAGCACCACTCCTTCGATGACCGGCAGTCGGGGCGCTTCTTCATTCGCGTCGAGTTTCGTCAGCCGGACGATTTCGACGAGGCGGGCTTCCGGGCCGGCCTCGCCGAGCGCAGCGAAGCGTTCGGCATGGCCTTCGAGCTGACCGCGCCCAACCACCGCCCCAAGGTGGTGATCATGGTGTCCAAGGCTGACCATTGCCTGAATGACCTGCTGTATCGCCAGCGCATTGGCCAATTGGGTATGGATGTGGTGGCCGTGGTGTCGAACCATCCGGACCTCGAACCCTTGGCGCATTGGCACAAGATTCCTTATTACCACTTCGCACTCGACCCCAAGGACAAGCCCGGGCAAGAGCGCAAGGTGCTGCAGGTGATCGAGGAGACCGGTGCTGAGCTGGTTATTCTTGCCCGCTATATGCAGGTACTGTCGCCCGAGCTTTGCCGCCGTCTGGATGGTTGGGCGATCAATATTCACCACTCGCTGTTGCCGGGTTTCAAAGGCGCCAAGCCTTATCACCAGGCCTACAACAAGGGTGTGAAAATGGTCGGTGCCACGGCGCACTACATCAACAACGACCTGGATGAAGGGCCGATCATTGCCCAGGGTGTCGAGGTGGTGGATCACAGTCACTATCCCGAAGACCTGATTGCCAAAGGGCGGGATATCGAATGCCTGACATTGGCGCGAGCGGTGGGTTATCACATCGAGCGACGGGTGTTCCTCAACGCCAACCGGACTGTGGTTCTCTAA
- the fdhA gene encoding formaldehyde dehydrogenase, glutathione-independent yields MSGNRGVVYLGAGKVEVQHIDYPKMQDPRGKKIEHGVILKVVSTNICGSDQHMVRGRTTAQVGLVLGHEITGEIVEKGRDVERMQIGDLVSVPFNVACGRCRSCKEMHTGVCLTVNPARAGGAYGYVDMGDWTGGQAEYVLVPYADFNLLKLPERDKAMEKIRDLTCLSDILPTGYHGAVTAGVGPGSTVYVAGAGPVGLAAAASARLLGAACVIVGDLNPARLAHAKSQGFEVVDLSKDTPLHEQIVDILGEPEVDCAVDAVGFEARGHGHEGAKHEAPATVLNSLMQVTRVAGNIGIPGLYVTEDPGAVDAAAKIGALSIRFGLGWAKSHSFHTGQTPTMKYNRQLMQAIMWDRINIAEVVGVQVINLDQAPEGYGEFDAGVPKKFVIDPHKMWGAA; encoded by the coding sequence ATGTCTGGCAATCGTGGAGTGGTATATCTCGGCGCCGGCAAGGTCGAAGTGCAACACATCGACTACCCGAAAATGCAGGACCCGCGCGGCAAGAAAATCGAACATGGCGTCATCCTGAAGGTGGTCTCCACCAACATCTGCGGTTCTGACCAGCACATGGTCCGTGGCCGCACCACTGCCCAGGTCGGCCTGGTCCTGGGCCACGAAATCACCGGTGAAATCGTCGAGAAGGGCCGCGATGTCGAGCGCATGCAGATCGGCGACCTGGTATCGGTCCCGTTCAACGTCGCTTGCGGCCGCTGCCGTTCCTGCAAAGAGATGCACACCGGTGTCTGCCTCACCGTCAACCCGGCGCGCGCCGGCGGTGCCTACGGCTACGTCGACATGGGCGACTGGACCGGCGGCCAGGCCGAATACGTGCTGGTGCCATACGCCGACTTCAACCTGCTGAAGCTGCCTGAGCGCGACAAGGCCATGGAAAAGATCCGTGACCTGACTTGCCTGTCCGACATCCTGCCCACCGGCTATCACGGTGCCGTGACTGCTGGCGTTGGCCCAGGCAGCACTGTCTACGTTGCCGGTGCTGGCCCGGTCGGCCTGGCCGCCGCTGCCTCGGCGCGCTTGCTGGGCGCCGCCTGCGTAATCGTCGGTGACCTCAACCCGGCCCGCCTGGCCCACGCCAAGTCGCAGGGCTTCGAAGTGGTCGACCTGTCCAAGGACACCCCGCTGCACGAGCAGATCGTCGACATCCTCGGCGAGCCGGAAGTGGACTGCGCTGTCGACGCCGTAGGCTTCGAGGCCCGTGGCCACGGCCATGAAGGTGCCAAGCACGAGGCCCCGGCCACCGTGCTGAACTCGCTGATGCAAGTGACCCGCGTAGCCGGCAACATCGGTATCCCGGGCCTGTACGTAACCGAAGACCCAGGCGCGGTGGATGCCGCTGCCAAGATCGGCGCACTGAGCATCCGCTTTGGCCTGGGCTGGGCGAAATCGCACAGCTTCCACACCGGCCAGACCCCGACCATGAAATACAACCGCCAGCTGATGCAAGCGATCATGTGGGATCGCATCAACATTGCTGAAGTGGTGGGTGTGCAGGTGATCAACCTGGATCAGGCGCCGGAAGGGTATGGCGAGTTTGATGCGGGTGTGCCGAAGAAGTTTGTGATTGACCCGCATAAGATGTGGGGCGCGGCGTAA
- a CDS encoding DUF2780 domain-containing protein produces the protein MKAITLATLMTLAASPVFAFNLSDAANAVSAMQNQQQQGQIQAPEAQANLLNTLGSQLNITPEQAVGGAGAMLGLARNNLSSDDYGQLTKAVPGLDLLAGANALGGLSGLGDLLGKSSESQSALSNALGNNVENRSDLDNAFKALGMDTGMIGQFAPLLLQYLGQQGIAGALLQNLGSLWTTPAPLAQPSV, from the coding sequence ATGAAAGCAATCACCCTGGCAACCCTGATGACCCTGGCCGCAAGCCCGGTGTTCGCCTTCAACCTCAGCGACGCCGCCAACGCCGTGTCCGCCATGCAGAACCAGCAACAACAAGGCCAGATACAGGCACCCGAAGCGCAGGCCAATTTGCTCAACACCTTGGGCAGCCAGTTGAACATTACCCCTGAACAGGCGGTAGGCGGAGCAGGAGCCATGCTGGGGCTGGCACGCAACAACCTTAGCAGCGATGACTATGGGCAACTGACCAAGGCGGTGCCAGGGCTGGACCTGCTGGCCGGTGCAAATGCGCTGGGCGGGTTAAGTGGGTTGGGTGATTTGCTGGGCAAGAGCAGCGAGAGCCAGTCGGCGTTGAGCAACGCACTGGGCAACAACGTGGAAAACCGTAGCGACCTGGACAATGCGTTCAAGGCGCTAGGCATGGATACCGGGATGATCGGGCAGTTTGCGCCGCTGCTGCTGCAGTACCTGGGGCAGCAGGGGATTGCCGGGGCGTTGTTGCAGAATCTGGGGAGTTTGTGGACCACACCGGCGCCATTGGCTCAGCCCTCGGTCTGA
- a CDS encoding acyltransferase, producing the protein MRRLLTGILTTTLLLLNTVVLICPLLVFALLKLVLPGRGRDYASWAVMWVAETWSEIDKAIFALCIPTQWDIRGVENLRRDTSYLAVSNHQTWVDIPALIESLNRRTPFFKFFLKKELIWVPLLGLAWWGLDYPFMKRYSKAFLEKHPELRGKDLEITKAACELFKRQPVTVVNYLEGTRFTEAKRQEQQSPYRYLLKPKAGGVAFVLAALGEQLDALLDVTIVYPGNKAPGFWDLLNGSISRVIIDIQVRELDPALWAGDYENDPEFRQTVQAWVNQLWVAKDQRIEQLRQEMS; encoded by the coding sequence ATGCGTCGCCTGCTGACCGGCATTCTCACTACCACCCTGCTGCTGCTCAATACCGTGGTATTGATCTGCCCGCTGCTGGTCTTCGCCCTGCTCAAGCTGGTGTTGCCAGGCCGTGGCCGCGACTACGCGTCGTGGGCGGTGATGTGGGTGGCCGAAACCTGGTCGGAAATCGACAAAGCCATCTTCGCCCTGTGCATCCCTACCCAGTGGGACATCCGCGGTGTGGAAAACCTGCGCAGGGACACCTCGTACCTGGCCGTGAGCAACCACCAGACCTGGGTCGACATCCCGGCGCTGATCGAAAGCCTCAACCGCCGTACACCGTTCTTCAAGTTCTTCCTGAAAAAGGAGCTGATCTGGGTGCCGTTGCTGGGCCTGGCCTGGTGGGGGCTGGATTACCCGTTCATGAAGCGCTACAGCAAGGCGTTTCTGGAAAAGCACCCGGAGCTCAGGGGCAAGGACCTGGAAATCACCAAGGCGGCCTGCGAGCTGTTCAAGCGCCAGCCAGTGACCGTGGTCAATTACCTGGAGGGCACCCGGTTTACTGAAGCCAAGCGCCAGGAGCAGCAGTCGCCGTATCGCTACCTGCTCAAGCCCAAGGCGGGTGGTGTGGCGTTTGTGCTCGCGGCATTGGGCGAGCAGTTGGATGCCCTGCTGGATGTGACCATCGTGTACCCCGGCAACAAAGCACCGGGGTTCTGGGACTTGCTCAATGGCAGCATCAGCCGGGTGATTATCGACATTCAGGTGCGGGAGCTGGACCCGGCGTTGTGGGCGGGGGATTACGAGAATGATCCCGAGTTTCGGCAGACGGTGCAGGCTTGGGTGAACCAGCTGTGGGTGGCGAAGGACCAGCGGATCGAGCAGCTGCGGCAGGAAATGAGCTGA
- a CDS encoding ATP-dependent zinc protease, protein MKPLLALLSLLALPVMAAEPTIYGRYENIALPELGETLKAKMDTGAFTASLSAKDIELFTRDGDEWVRFRLATKDSDGKVYEHKVSRISKIKGRADEEDEGDAPEVSKRPVVDLELCLGDVKRTVEVNLVDRSNFNYPLLVGSKALREFKAAVNPAKKFTAGKPGC, encoded by the coding sequence GTGAAACCACTGCTTGCCCTGTTGTCGTTGTTGGCGCTGCCGGTAATGGCAGCCGAACCCACTATATACGGCCGTTACGAGAACATTGCCCTGCCTGAACTGGGCGAAACCCTGAAAGCCAAGATGGATACCGGCGCCTTCACCGCGTCGCTGTCGGCCAAGGATATCGAGCTGTTCACCCGCGATGGCGACGAGTGGGTGCGCTTCCGCCTGGCGACCAAGGACTCGGACGGCAAGGTTTACGAGCACAAGGTCTCGCGCATCAGCAAGATCAAGGGCCGTGCCGATGAAGAGGACGAAGGGGATGCGCCAGAGGTCTCCAAGCGCCCGGTGGTCGACCTGGAGCTGTGCCTGGGGGATGTGAAGCGTACCGTCGAGGTGAATCTGGTGGACCGCAGCAACTTCAACTACCCGCTGCTGGTGGGTTCCAAGGCACTGCGCGAGTTCAAGGCGGCGGTAAACCCGGCGAAGAAGTTCACTGCTGGCAAGCCAGGCTGTTGA
- the creB gene encoding two-component system response regulator CreB gives MPHILIVEDEAAIADTLVYALQADGHSTEWVTLGSAALDQQRQRPADLVILDIGLPDISGFETCRQLRRFTEVPVMFLSARDGEIDRVVGLEIGADDYVVKPFSPREVAARVRAILKRMAPRAEVVGETTLFHLDTLRMQITYRSQPLTLTRHEFRLLQCLLEQPQRVFSREQLLDALGVASDVGYERTIDSHIKSLRAKLRQVAGEAEPIQTHRGLGYSYSPEHA, from the coding sequence ATGCCTCATATCCTCATCGTCGAAGACGAAGCCGCCATCGCCGACACCCTGGTCTACGCCCTGCAGGCCGACGGTCACAGCACCGAATGGGTAACCCTGGGCAGTGCCGCCCTCGACCAGCAGCGCCAGCGCCCGGCCGACCTGGTCATCCTCGACATCGGCCTGCCCGACATCAGTGGCTTCGAAACCTGTCGCCAGCTGCGCCGGTTCACCGAGGTACCGGTGATGTTTCTCAGCGCGCGGGACGGTGAAATCGACCGCGTAGTGGGCCTGGAAATCGGCGCCGACGACTACGTAGTAAAACCTTTCAGCCCTCGTGAAGTGGCAGCGCGCGTTCGGGCGATCCTCAAACGCATGGCCCCGAGGGCCGAGGTTGTCGGCGAAACCACCTTGTTCCACCTCGACACCTTGCGCATGCAGATCACCTACCGCAGCCAGCCGCTCACGCTGACCCGGCATGAGTTCCGCTTGCTGCAATGCCTGCTCGAACAACCGCAGCGGGTGTTCAGCCGCGAACAGCTGCTCGACGCTTTGGGCGTGGCCTCCGATGTGGGCTATGAGCGCACCATCGACAGCCATATCAAGAGCCTGCGCGCCAAGCTGCGCCAGGTAGCGGGTGAAGCCGAGCCGATCCAGACCCATCGTGGCCTCGGTTACAGCTATAGCCCGGAGCACGCCTGA
- the creC gene encoding two-component system sensor histidine kinase CreC → MRLGIRIFLVYFLFVGLAGYFLLNTVREQIRPVVRQSSEETLVDTANLLAEILRDDVKAGTLNEGRLLEVLEAYGSRSPGAQIWGLAKNQVSHRIYVTDAKGIVLLDSSGEALGKDYSQWNDVLLTLRGQYGARSTRSDPNDESTSVMHVGAPIIDNGKIIGVVTVAKPNSSLQPYIDRSERRLLSLGLGLIGLGLLIGAALSWWLARSLRKLAGYAQAVSEGERAELPHYKGGELANLAQAVERMRTQLEGKAYVERYVHTLTHELKSPLAAIRGASELLQAEDMPADQRARFAGNIERESERLQQMIERLLNLARVEQMQALEDEQQVALAALVDELLLAHAARIEGARLQVRQRVPAILRLLCDPFLMRQALANLLDNALDFTPEGGTLLFDLERDGERVALSLFNQGQAIPAYAIGRVSERFYSLPRPGSGRKSTGLGLNFVAEVMQLHGGALAVDNVDGGVRVRLWLPVRRIS, encoded by the coding sequence ATGCGCTTGGGTATTCGCATCTTCCTGGTGTACTTCCTGTTCGTCGGTTTGGCCGGTTACTTCTTGCTCAATACCGTACGCGAACAGATTCGACCGGTAGTGCGCCAATCCTCCGAAGAAACATTGGTAGACACTGCCAACCTGCTGGCAGAAATCCTGCGGGATGACGTCAAGGCCGGCACCCTGAACGAGGGCCGCTTGCTCGAGGTGCTCGAGGCCTACGGCTCGCGCAGCCCGGGCGCACAGATCTGGGGGCTGGCCAAGAACCAGGTCAGCCACCGCATCTATGTCACTGACGCCAAGGGCATCGTGTTGCTGGACTCCAGTGGCGAGGCCCTGGGCAAGGATTACTCGCAGTGGAATGACGTGCTGCTGACCCTGCGTGGCCAGTATGGCGCCCGCTCCACCCGCAGCGACCCCAACGACGAAAGCACCTCGGTGATGCACGTTGGCGCGCCGATCATCGACAACGGCAAGATCATCGGCGTTGTCACCGTCGCCAAGCCCAATAGCTCATTGCAACCCTACATCGACCGCTCCGAGCGGCGCCTGCTCAGCCTGGGGCTAGGGCTGATCGGCCTGGGCTTGCTGATCGGTGCGGCTCTGTCGTGGTGGCTTGCGCGCTCGCTGCGCAAGTTGGCAGGTTATGCGCAGGCGGTCAGCGAAGGGGAACGTGCGGAGCTTCCGCATTACAAGGGCGGCGAGCTGGCGAACCTGGCACAGGCAGTGGAGCGCATGCGCACCCAACTGGAAGGCAAGGCCTATGTCGAGCGCTACGTGCACACCCTGACTCACGAGCTGAAAAGCCCGCTGGCGGCCATCCGTGGTGCTTCGGAGCTGTTGCAGGCCGAGGACATGCCCGCTGATCAGCGGGCGCGCTTCGCCGGCAATATCGAGCGCGAGAGCGAGCGGTTGCAGCAGATGATCGAGCGGCTGCTCAACCTGGCCAGGGTCGAGCAGATGCAGGCGCTGGAGGACGAGCAGCAGGTGGCGCTGGCGGCGTTGGTCGATGAGTTGCTGCTGGCCCATGCAGCGCGTATCGAAGGCGCCCGTTTGCAGGTACGTCAGCGGGTGCCTGCCATTTTGCGCTTGCTCTGCGATCCGTTTCTGATGCGCCAGGCGTTGGCCAACCTGCTCGACAACGCACTGGACTTCACCCCGGAAGGGGGCACGCTGCTGTTCGACCTAGAGCGCGATGGCGAACGGGTGGCGTTGAGCTTGTTCAACCAGGGGCAAGCGATACCGGCCTACGCCATCGGGCGGGTCAGCGAGCGGTTCTACTCGCTGCCGCGACCCGGGAGCGGGCGCAAGAGCACCGGGCTGGGGCTGAACTTCGTGGCCGAGGTGATGCAGTTGCATGGCGGGGCATTGGCGGTGGACAACGTCGATGGCGGGGTGCGCGTGCGGTTGTGGCTGCCGGTTCGGCGCATCAGCTGA